The Ananas comosus cultivar F153 linkage group 7, ASM154086v1, whole genome shotgun sequence genome has a window encoding:
- the LOC109712482 gene encoding thioredoxin H1-like, protein MAEEGAVIACHAVEEWSRQLQQANESKKLVVVDFTASWCGPCRMIAPVFAEFAKKYPGVVFLKVDVDELKGVAREWEVEAMPTFVFLKEGKAVDKLVGAVKDELQKKIELLKSN, encoded by the exons ATGGCGGAGGAGGGAGCCGTGATCGCATGCCACGCCGTGGAGGAGTGGAGTCGCCAACTCCAACAGGCGAATGAGTCGAAGAAGCTG GTTGTCGTTGACTTCACTGCTTCGTGGTGTGGCCCTTGCCGTATGATTGCTCCTGTTTTTGCTGAATTTGCCAAGAAGTACCCTGGAGTTGTTTTCCTGAAGGTGGATGTTGATGAATTGAAG GGCGTCGCACGTGAGTGGGAGGTCGAGGCGATGCCGACCTTTGTTTTTCTCAAGGAAGGGAAAGCCGTGGATAAGCTCGTCGGTGCTGTGAAAGACGAGCTGCAGAAGAAGATTGAGCTGCTCAAGTCAAACTAA
- the LOC109712291 gene encoding protein LST8 homolog: protein MSQPSVILATGSYDHTIKFWEAKSGRCYRTIQYPDSQINRLEITPDKRFLAAAGNPHIRLFDVNSNSPQPVISYDSHTNNVMAVGFQCDGNWMYSGSEDGTVKIWDIRTATCQREYESRAAVNTVVLHPNQKELISGDQNGNIRVWDLVANSCSCELVPEVDTAIRSLTVMWDGSMVVAANNRGTCYVWRLLKGTQTMTYFEPLHKLQAHDGYILKCLLSPEFCDPQRYLATASSDHTVKIWNVDGFTLERTLVGHQRWVWDCVFSVDGAYLITASSDTTARLWTMSTGETIRVYQGHHKAAICCALHDGAESHPS, encoded by the exons ATGAGCCAGCCTTCTGTGATACTTGCCACTGGCAGCTATGACCACACTATTAAGTTCTGGGAGGCGAAGAGCGGGCGCTGTTACCGCACTATTCAGTACCCAGATTCC CAAATCAATCGGCTTGAGATAACTCCTGACAAGCGATTCTTGGCTGCAGCTGGAAATCCTCACATCCGCCTCTTTGATGTCAATTCTAACAGCCCTCAACCA GTTATTAGCTATGATTCGCATACAAACAATGTGATGGCAGTGGGATTTCAATGTGATGGCAATTGGATGTATTCAGGTTCTGAAGATGGAACTGTAAAGATCTGGGATATAAG GACAGCAACTTGTCAACGGGAGTATGAAAGTCGTGCAGCTGTCAACACAGTCGTTCTACACCCAAATCAG AAGGAACTAATATCTGGCGATCAAAATGGAAATATACGAGTGTGGGATTTAGTTGCAAATTCATGCAGCTGTGAGCTG GTACCAGAGGTTGATACCGCAATAAGGTCTCTAACTGTGATGTGGGATGGAAGCATGGTGGTTGCTGCAAACAATCGTGGGACATGTTATGTGTGGCGTTTGCTCAAGGGAACACAG ACAATGACATACTTTGAGCCGCTGCATAAATTACAAGCCCATGATGGCTACATCCTGAAGTGCCTTCTTTCTCCAGAATTCTGTGATCCGCAGAG GTATCTTGCAACTGCTTCATCGGATCACACGGTTAAAATATGGAACGTCGATGGTTTTACACTGGAACGAACTTTAGTAG GTCATCAACGCTGGGTCTGGGATTGCGTGTTCTCGGTTGACGGTGCATATTTAATAACAG CTTCTTCTGATACAACTGCAAGACTATGGACAATGTCCACGGGAGAAACCATCAGGGTGTATCAGGGGCATCATAAAGCTGCTATTTGCTGTGCTCTACACGACGGCGCCGAATCGCACCCATCATAG